The Proteus vulgaris genome has a segment encoding these proteins:
- a CDS encoding Sulfite exporter TauE/SafE, which produces MMDLLSWSDLFICLLTLFFAYVIFGMAGFGSALIAGPVLALYLPLSMIVPLLALIDLSAAVVNVLRDGKQADFKEIRYLIPLIIIGSLVGATILLTTRPDLLSLLLGIFATCYAIYALFWKKQESQFSQRLVYPFGLIGGVFSALFGSGGFLYAIYLSGRMTDKNKFRITQTTLIGFSTLTRVVIFFFAGIYWQLDILKLAIIFLPAMFAGVWLGRNLTLRLSKARFMSVIYTIVLVSVLC; this is translated from the coding sequence ATGATGGACTTGCTCAGTTGGTCTGATCTTTTTATTTGCCTACTTACCTTATTCTTTGCTTATGTTATTTTTGGTATGGCAGGGTTTGGTTCTGCGTTAATTGCAGGCCCTGTATTAGCACTTTATTTACCGCTTTCAATGATCGTGCCTTTATTGGCATTAATTGATTTAAGTGCTGCTGTGGTCAATGTTTTAAGAGATGGGAAACAGGCTGATTTTAAAGAGATACGCTATCTTATTCCGCTTATTATTATTGGTAGTCTTGTAGGGGCAACTATCCTATTAACCACACGGCCTGATTTACTTTCTCTTCTTTTAGGTATTTTTGCCACTTGTTATGCCATTTATGCACTGTTTTGGAAAAAACAAGAAAGCCAATTTTCTCAACGCTTGGTTTATCCTTTTGGGCTAATAGGGGGCGTATTTAGTGCATTGTTTGGCAGTGGGGGATTTTTATATGCGATCTATTTATCAGGCAGAATGACTGATAAAAACAAGTTTCGCATTACACAGACGACATTGATTGGCTTTAGTACACTAACGCGAGTGGTGATTTTCTTCTTTGCGGGCATTTATTGGCAATTGGATATCCTCAAGTTAGCGATTATTTTCTTACCGGCTATGTTTGCTGGTGTATGGTTAGGACGAAATTTAACATTACGTCTGTCAAAAGCACGATTTATGAGTGTCATTTATACTATTGTATTGGTATCGGTACTGTGTTGA
- the ycaD_2 gene encoding MFS-family transporter: protein MSHQNYRQSDVFAITTITVSIGVIGIVIGLTIPMVALRLNLAGISESIIGLISAAPAIGMLIISPFARRIVQWIGKRFAMLLATIVSAISLLPLMGSLPLELLFPLRLTTGIASGVMICLGETWINELSPDNKRGRILAVYTTVFTISQLIGPSIIALYGVSDKTPILISIFIHIISIVLFLMMDQKTGDKLPKETQDPNFSIIRFVKVAPAICGGIVFFAFFDGTVLSMFPIYGLSVGHTEAIAAMMISAILAGDAIMQMPFGWLADHMNRTRLYRICGVVTLLTSLLLPITMSHTFLIWPLLLVLGATAGAIYTIALVQIGQYFSGNDLMVANASAAMLWGIGNLAGPLLAGAMSEISSSSLPFLLVAMTVLFLISTMERWNVGVEAFNNSSS from the coding sequence ATGTCACATCAAAACTATCGTCAATCTGATGTTTTTGCGATAACAACTATCACGGTAAGTATTGGCGTTATCGGGATTGTTATTGGATTAACTATTCCCATGGTTGCACTACGCCTCAATTTAGCAGGTATTAGTGAGTCTATTATCGGACTTATTTCTGCCGCACCCGCTATTGGGATGTTAATTATTTCACCTTTTGCTCGGCGTATTGTGCAGTGGATTGGTAAACGTTTTGCCATGCTATTAGCCACCATTGTTTCTGCAATCAGTTTATTACCTTTAATGGGGAGCTTACCTCTAGAGTTATTATTTCCTTTACGATTAACGACCGGTATTGCCAGTGGTGTGATGATTTGTTTAGGCGAAACGTGGATCAATGAACTTTCGCCTGATAATAAACGAGGGAGAATTTTAGCGGTTTACACCACGGTGTTTACAATCAGTCAACTGATTGGGCCTTCAATTATTGCATTGTATGGTGTTTCTGATAAAACGCCTATTTTAATTAGCATCTTTATTCATATTATTTCTATCGTGCTGTTTTTAATGATGGATCAAAAAACGGGCGATAAATTACCTAAAGAGACACAAGATCCTAACTTTTCCATTATTCGTTTTGTTAAAGTTGCACCTGCGATTTGTGGTGGTATTGTTTTCTTCGCTTTTTTTGATGGTACAGTGCTGTCGATGTTTCCTATTTATGGTCTAAGTGTGGGTCATACAGAAGCTATTGCCGCCATGATGATAAGCGCTATTCTTGCTGGCGATGCTATTATGCAAATGCCTTTTGGCTGGCTTGCTGATCATATGAATAGAACACGGTTATACCGAATTTGTGGTGTGGTGACGTTGCTTACAAGTTTGTTATTGCCTATCACGATGTCTCATACATTTTTGATTTGGCCTTTATTACTGGTGCTGGGCGCAACAGCGGGTGCAATATACACTATTGCGTTGGTACAAATAGGGCAATATTTTTCAGGCAATGATCTGATGGTTGCCAATGCTTCTGCGGCGATGTTATGGGGAATAGGCAATTTGGCTGGGCCTTTATTAGCGGGAGCGATGTCAGAAATTTCTTCATCTTCATTACCATTCTTATTGGTTGCTATGACTGTTTTATTCTTAATATCCACCATGGAACGTTGGAACGTGGGGGTGGAAGCATTCAATAATAGCTCATCTTAA
- the yjcD_1 gene encoding permease, producing MSANQSVTTGKLDSYFKLTARGTTVRKEMIAGLTTFLAMVYSVIVVPSMLGQAGFSTYCGLYRNLFSCGLRFPSYGIVGKPSYGNWLCHLINRVYGF from the coding sequence ATGTCTGCTAATCAATCAGTAACCACAGGTAAATTAGACAGCTATTTTAAACTTACAGCACGTGGCACCACGGTTCGTAAAGAGATGATCGCCGGCTTGACGACATTTCTTGCTATGGTGTATTCCGTGATTGTTGTTCCTAGCATGTTGGGGCAAGCGGGGTTTTCCACATACTGCGGTCTTTATCGCAACCTGTTTAGTTGCGGGCTTAGGTTCCCTTCTTATGGGATTGTGGGCAAACCTTCCTATGGCAATTGGTTGTGCCATCTCATTAACCGCGTTTACGGCTTTTAG
- the yjcD_2 gene encoding permease — MAIGCAISLTAFTAFSLVLGQNISVPVALGAVFLMGCLFTVFSLTGIRTWILKNIPIGIAHGAGIGIGLFLLLIAANSVGLVVKNPFDGLPVAMGKFTSFSVLMSLAGLAAIFGLEKRKVPGGVLLVIVAISIIGLIFDPNVKYQGIFKMPQLGEEGLSLLFAMDIKGALQPLVLPSVLALVMTAIFDATGTIRAVAGQANLLDKRGQIINGGKALTSDSVSSIFAGVIGAAPAAVYVESAAGTAAGGKTGLTATVVGILFLLILFLSPLSYLVPAYATAPALMYVGLLMLGNVTKLDFGDFVDAMSGMVCAVFIVLTCNIVTGIMLGFGCLVIGRVFAGEWRKLNVGTVLITIALVAFYAGEWAI, encoded by the coding sequence ATGGCAATTGGTTGTGCCATCTCATTAACCGCGTTTACGGCTTTTAGCTTGGTCTTGGGGCAAAATATCTCTGTGCCTGTTGCATTAGGTGCTGTATTTTTAATGGGGTGTTTATTTACCGTATTCTCATTAACTGGCATTCGTACTTGGATCTTAAAAAACATTCCCATAGGTATTGCGCATGGTGCGGGAATAGGGATAGGACTGTTTTTACTTTTAATCGCAGCAAACAGTGTTGGATTAGTTGTGAAAAACCCATTTGATGGTTTACCTGTTGCAATGGGAAAATTTACATCATTTTCTGTTCTTATGTCACTTGCAGGATTAGCCGCTATTTTCGGATTAGAAAAACGTAAAGTACCCGGTGGCGTACTATTAGTGATTGTAGCTATTTCTATTATCGGGCTGATTTTTGATCCTAATGTAAAATACCAAGGCATTTTTAAAATGCCTCAATTAGGTGAAGAGGGACTCTCTTTATTGTTTGCTATGGATATTAAAGGGGCATTACAACCTTTGGTTTTACCGAGTGTTCTTGCGTTAGTGATGACTGCAATTTTTGATGCAACTGGGACTATCCGTGCCGTTGCTGGCCAAGCAAATTTATTAGACAAACGCGGACAAATTATCAATGGCGGAAAAGCACTTACCTCGGATTCTGTTAGTAGTATTTTTGCCGGTGTGATAGGTGCTGCACCTGCTGCGGTTTATGTTGAGTCTGCAGCAGGAACTGCCGCAGGGGGTAAAACAGGATTAACTGCGACTGTCGTGGGTATTTTATTCTTACTGATCCTTTTCTTATCACCTCTTTCTTATTTAGTGCCCGCTTATGCGACCGCACCGGCATTAATGTATGTGGGTTTATTGATGCTAGGTAATGTCACTAAGTTAGATTTTGGCGATTTTGTTGATGCCATGTCAGGTATGGTGTGCGCCGTCTTTATTGTTTTAACTTGTAACATTGTTACTGGCATTATGCTCGGTTTTGGCTGTTTAGTGATTGGTCGAGTATTTGCAGGCGAGTGGCGTAAACTTAATGTTGGTACCGTATTAATTACTATTGCTCTAGTGGCATTTTATGCGGGAGAGTGGGCAATTTAA
- the speG_1 gene encoding acetyltransferase, with product MQEIKIRHSEPDDAIAIQQLYTHPDLYICTCQFPYPSVTMWKKRLLEFAEQNIPNFVATVDEQIAGHLALIIDTHPRRRHIVSFGIGVGAEYSGKGVGKLLINTAIDYAFNWLAATRLELEVYSDNERGLHLYKKLGFEVEGVRRKAAFRDGKYCDVVMMSMLRAIE from the coding sequence ATGCAAGAAATAAAAATACGCCATAGCGAACCAGATGACGCAATCGCAATTCAACAGTTATATACTCATCCTGATTTATATATTTGTACTTGCCAATTTCCTTACCCTTCAGTGACAATGTGGAAAAAAAGATTACTTGAATTTGCAGAACAAAATATCCCTAATTTTGTCGCAACTGTTGATGAGCAAATTGCAGGGCATTTAGCGCTGATTATCGATACTCATCCTCGTCGTCGCCATATTGTTAGTTTTGGTATTGGTGTCGGAGCAGAGTACTCAGGTAAAGGTGTAGGGAAGTTACTTATTAATACAGCGATTGATTATGCGTTCAATTGGTTAGCAGCAACTCGGTTAGAATTAGAAGTGTATTCAGATAATGAAAGAGGCTTACATTTATATAAAAAATTAGGCTTTGAAGTTGAAGGTGTACGTCGTAAAGCGGCATTTAGAGATGGAAAATATTGTGATGTTGTTATGATGTCAATGCTAAGAGCTATTGAATAA
- the nhaK_1 gene encoding Na(+)/H(+) exchanger: protein MEIFFTILILILVVSVSGVITKLIPFRVPLPLIQIVIGALLAWPQFGLHVTFDPELFLVLLIPPLLFVDGWKTPTREFIQNGREIFILVLVLVMVTVVGIGYLIYWMMPSIPLISAFALAAVLSPTDAVALSSIVGKGRIPKRIMGILEGEALMNDASGLVALKFAVAVAMGTMVFTVGGATLEFFKVAVGGLLAGIGVTLFYSKSLRLMSRWSGDDPATQIVFMLLLPFASYLIAEHIGFSGILAAVAAGMTISKSGVIRNAPLAMRLRADSVWSMLEFVFNGLVFIMLGLQLPIIWTSSVIQADLDPEVEVWMLFAAVFVIYFALLILRFTWLWLMKKMSRIFMKKHPL from the coding sequence ATGGAAATATTCTTTACTATTTTGATTTTAATACTGGTGGTTTCAGTTTCAGGGGTTATTACTAAACTAATTCCCTTTCGTGTTCCGTTACCATTAATACAGATTGTGATAGGGGCTTTATTGGCATGGCCTCAATTTGGTTTACATGTCACTTTTGATCCTGAACTCTTCCTCGTTTTACTAATCCCTCCTTTGCTGTTTGTTGATGGTTGGAAAACACCTACACGAGAATTTATCCAAAATGGGCGTGAGATTTTTATTCTTGTGCTTGTTTTAGTGATGGTGACTGTTGTTGGTATCGGTTACTTGATTTATTGGATGATGCCGAGTATTCCACTGATTTCTGCGTTTGCATTAGCGGCTGTACTTTCACCAACCGATGCCGTCGCACTTTCTTCTATTGTCGGTAAAGGGCGAATACCTAAACGCATTATGGGTATTTTAGAAGGTGAAGCATTAATGAATGATGCTTCAGGCCTGGTTGCTTTGAAGTTTGCTGTTGCTGTAGCAATGGGAACAATGGTGTTTACCGTTGGAGGCGCGACGCTAGAATTCTTTAAAGTCGCTGTAGGGGGGTTACTGGCAGGTATTGGTGTCACTTTGTTTTACAGTAAATCTTTACGATTAATGAGTCGCTGGAGTGGAGACGATCCTGCAACACAAATTGTCTTTATGTTACTGCTACCTTTTGCCTCTTATCTTATCGCAGAACATATTGGTTTTTCAGGTATTTTAGCTGCAGTTGCTGCGGGTATGACTATTAGTAAATCAGGCGTTATCCGTAATGCGCCACTTGCAATGCGTTTGCGTGCTGACAGCGTGTGGTCAATGCTTGAATTTGTCTTTAACGGCCTTGTCTTTATCATGCTGGGTTTACAACTTCCGATTATTTGGACAAGCTCTGTTATTCAAGCTGATCTTGATCCGGAAGTTGAAGTGTGGATGTTGTTTGCTGCCGTATTTGTTATCTATTTTGCACTGCTTATCTTACGCTTTACATGGTTATGGCTGATGAAAAAAATGAGCCGTATTTTTATGAAAAAGCACCCACTTTGA
- the nhaK_2 gene encoding Na(+)/H(+) exchanger — protein sequence MRGAITLAGALSIPLFLTDGSTFPGRYQIIFIAAGVILLSILVGIISLPFLLKGVKTTDKEADKNEVRYARKVMAEVAIVSLNKMEERLAASTEEQLDAEEINEVASRVTGYLRRRTADQDEMVHNMLEEDLERRFRLTALRAERGELYHLRATRKISNETLQLLLHELDLMEALLVEKDS from the coding sequence GTGCGTGGGGCTATTACACTTGCTGGTGCGCTTTCTATTCCACTCTTTTTAACGGATGGCAGCACTTTCCCTGGGCGTTATCAAATTATCTTTATTGCTGCTGGTGTTATTTTACTGTCGATTTTAGTGGGTATTATCTCACTTCCTTTCCTATTGAAAGGTGTGAAAACAACCGACAAAGAAGCTGATAAAAATGAAGTTCGCTATGCAAGAAAAGTGATGGCAGAAGTGGCGATTGTTAGTCTTAACAAAATGGAAGAGCGTTTAGCAGCAAGTACAGAAGAACAGTTAGATGCTGAAGAAATTAATGAAGTTGCTTCGCGTGTAACGGGTTATCTAAGACGTAGAACCGCGGATCAAGATGAAATGGTTCATAACATGTTAGAAGAAGATCTCGAAAGACGTTTTCGCCTAACCGCATTACGTGCTGAACGCGGTGAGCTTTATCATTTAAGAGCAACGCGAAAAATTAGTAATGAAACACTTCAATTATTGCTACATGAGTTGGATTTAATGGAAGCGCTATTAGTGGAGAAAGATAGTTAA
- a CDS encoding carboxylate/amino acid/amine transporter, with protein sequence MWLLIITTLLWAASFSLIGEYLAGQVDSWLSVLIRVSLAALVFLPFLRWKGIRFKVILLYMSVGACQLGIMYLFVFHAYNYLTVAEFLLFTVLTPLYVTLIYDLLERQRLRWGYVFSSLLAVLGAAIIRYDHLSDDFWYGLLLVQLANIFFAIGQVGYKRLMEVHPIPQHYAFSWFYLGAVVVSLIGALCFADWQKMPTTSLQWGVLLWLGIGASGIGYFMWNYGATQVDAGTLAIMNNMMVPAGLLVNFSIWQQHPNWPSFIIGASLIVASLWIHRRWIRRPVLQKEDC encoded by the coding sequence ATGTGGTTGCTCATTATTACAACACTATTATGGGCAGCCTCTTTTAGCTTGATCGGCGAGTACCTAGCGGGTCAGGTTGATAGTTGGCTTTCTGTTTTGATCCGTGTTTCTTTAGCAGCTTTGGTTTTTTTACCTTTCTTACGTTGGAAGGGAATTCGCTTTAAGGTAATTTTACTCTATATGAGTGTGGGGGCTTGCCAACTTGGTATTATGTATCTGTTTGTCTTCCATGCTTATAACTATTTAACCGTTGCAGAATTTTTATTGTTTACAGTATTAACTCCGCTTTATGTCACGTTAATTTATGATTTATTAGAACGTCAAAGATTACGTTGGGGCTATGTCTTTAGCTCATTATTAGCAGTGCTAGGAGCCGCTATTATTCGTTATGACCATTTAAGTGATGATTTTTGGTATGGTCTGTTATTAGTGCAACTTGCTAATATTTTCTTTGCTATTGGTCAGGTGGGTTATAAGCGATTAATGGAAGTTCATCCTATCCCACAACATTATGCCTTTTCTTGGTTTTATCTTGGTGCAGTAGTGGTTTCACTGATTGGTGCGTTGTGTTTTGCTGATTGGCAGAAAATGCCGACAACATCACTACAGTGGGGGGTTTTACTCTGGTTAGGGATCGGCGCTTCTGGAATAGGCTATTTCATGTGGAACTATGGTGCTACGCAAGTCGATGCTGGAACCTTAGCTATTATGAATAACATGATGGTTCCAGCTGGGTTATTAGTCAATTTCTCTATTTGGCAACAACATCCAAATTGGCCAAGTTTCATCATAGGCGCGAGCCTGATTGTTGCATCACTGTGGATCCATCGACGTTGGATACGCCGACCTGTTTTACAAAAGGAAGATTGTTAA
- the metR gene encoding LysR-family transcriptional regulator → MIEIKHLKTILALKNTGSLANAANQLHQTQSALSHQFSELEHRLGYRIFVRKSQPLRFTSQGEVLVKLAEEVLPIVRRAIEACNEPGSVNLNIAIECHSCIQWLTPALQQYRQTWPEVTVDFHSGVTFDPQPALLQRELDVVLTSDILDDSRLHYTPLFDYEVKLVLSPDHPLANRLHIQPQDLIAETLFIYPVQRERFDVWRHFLQPAGITPQFKHVDNTLLLIQMVAAGMGIAALPHWAVENFEKQGLVVTKTLGEGLWSRLYAANRSGEQHQPAIREFIRLSGQHAVNNLPFVKQVGVSNVDGSTVMQQSGSRL, encoded by the coding sequence ATGATAGAAATAAAACATTTAAAAACAATCTTGGCATTAAAGAACACCGGCTCTCTAGCCAATGCCGCAAATCAACTACATCAAACGCAATCGGCTCTTTCACACCAATTTAGTGAATTAGAACATCGCCTTGGTTATCGAATTTTTGTACGTAAAAGTCAGCCACTGCGCTTTACTTCACAAGGAGAGGTACTCGTTAAATTAGCAGAAGAAGTGTTACCTATCGTTCGTCGAGCAATTGAAGCATGTAATGAACCCGGTAGTGTAAATTTGAATATTGCGATTGAATGCCATAGTTGTATCCAATGGTTAACTCCAGCACTACAGCAATATCGCCAAACATGGCCTGAAGTAACGGTCGATTTTCATTCGGGTGTCACGTTTGATCCACAACCTGCATTATTACAGCGAGAATTAGATGTCGTGCTAACATCCGATATCTTAGATGACTCTCGTTTACACTATACTCCGCTGTTTGACTATGAAGTTAAACTGGTTTTGTCGCCTGATCACCCTCTCGCGAATCGATTACATATTCAGCCACAAGATTTAATTGCAGAAACCTTATTTATTTATCCCGTGCAAAGAGAGCGTTTTGATGTATGGCGTCATTTTTTACAACCCGCAGGAATAACACCACAATTTAAACATGTCGATAATACATTGTTGTTAATTCAAATGGTTGCAGCTGGTATGGGGATCGCAGCGCTACCTCATTGGGCGGTTGAAAATTTTGAAAAACAAGGATTAGTAGTAACAAAAACATTAGGTGAGGGATTATGGAGCCGGTTATATGCCGCTAACCGCAGTGGAGAGCAACATCAACCGGCAATTCGTGAATTTATTCGTTTGTCAGGTCAGCACGCCGTTAACAATCTTCCTTTTGTAAAACAGGTCGGCGTATCCAACGTCGATGGATCCACAGTGATGCAACAATCAGGCTCGCGCCTATGA
- the metE gene encoding 5-methyltetrahydropteroyltriglutamate--homocysteine S-methyltransferase — protein sequence MTIRNHTLGFPRIGLDRELKKAQENYWAGKISQEELIAVGKELRARHWQQQADAGVELLPVGDFAWYDQVLGTSLLLGNVPPRHRNEDGSLDLDTLFRVARGRAPTGKPVAASEMTKWFNTNYHYIVPEFQQGQSFTFAWKELLEEVDEALALGHKIKPVLLGPVTYLWLGKVKGPEFDRLTLLKEILPIYQQVLTALKEKGIEWVQIDEPVLVLDLPIEWQNAYQTAYQALTGQVKLLLTTYFDGISHHLDIIKDLPVNGLHVDISAGQDDLQYLHQTLPKEWVLSLGVINGRNVWKADLSTRYQQVVALKGKRPLWIGTSCSLLHSPIDLNAETKLDDEVKSWFAFAVQKCEEVALLTKALNASEGEYDDQLAQYSAPIRQRQHSTRVHNAKVAARLEAIKAQDSERNSPYTQRAKVQRARFNLPLWPTTTIGSFPQTTEIRTVRLDFKKGRIDTVAYRTNISEHIKQAISEQEKLGLDVLVHGEAERNDMVEYFGEHFDGYVFTQNGWVQSYGSRCVKPPVIIGDISRPEAITVDWATYAQSLTEKPVKGMLTGPVTILCWSFPREDVTRETIAKQIALALRDEVDDLQKAGIGIIQIDEPALREGLPLRRNEWQTYLDWAVDAFKLSAAVADDETQIHTHMCYCEFNDIMDSIAALDADVITIETSRSDMELLEAFEHFDYPNEIGPGVYDIHSPNVPNVEWIVGLLRKAQSRIPAERLWVNPDCGLKTRGWAETRAALANMVEAAKYLRQNV from the coding sequence ATGACAATTCGCAATCACACACTGGGTTTCCCTCGTATTGGCTTAGACAGAGAGCTAAAAAAGGCGCAAGAAAATTATTGGGCAGGTAAAATTTCACAGGAAGAATTGATTGCTGTAGGTAAAGAACTTCGAGCTCGCCATTGGCAACAACAAGCAGATGCAGGAGTTGAATTATTACCTGTTGGTGATTTTGCTTGGTATGACCAAGTATTAGGTACAAGTTTATTGTTAGGCAACGTGCCACCTCGTCACCGTAATGAAGATGGCTCATTAGATCTTGATACATTATTTAGAGTTGCACGTGGTAGAGCTCCAACGGGTAAGCCTGTTGCTGCATCTGAAATGACGAAATGGTTTAATACCAACTATCACTATATCGTGCCTGAGTTCCAACAGGGTCAATCATTTACCTTTGCATGGAAAGAGCTGCTAGAAGAAGTGGATGAAGCATTAGCGTTAGGTCATAAAATAAAACCGGTTTTACTGGGGCCTGTGACGTATCTTTGGTTAGGTAAAGTGAAAGGGCCTGAATTTGATAGATTAACGCTTTTAAAAGAGATTTTACCTATCTATCAACAAGTTCTTACTGCATTAAAAGAGAAAGGCATTGAATGGGTACAAATTGATGAGCCTGTATTGGTATTGGATTTACCAATTGAATGGCAAAACGCATACCAAACCGCCTATCAAGCATTAACGGGGCAAGTTAAATTATTGCTGACGACTTATTTTGATGGTATTTCTCATCATCTTGATATTATTAAGGACTTACCTGTTAATGGGCTTCATGTTGATATTTCAGCAGGCCAAGATGATTTGCAATATTTACATCAAACATTACCCAAAGAGTGGGTGCTGTCATTAGGTGTCATTAATGGTCGTAATGTTTGGAAAGCTGATTTGAGTACACGTTACCAACAAGTCGTCGCGCTAAAAGGTAAACGCCCATTATGGATCGGCACTTCATGTTCATTACTGCATAGTCCTATTGATTTAAATGCAGAGACGAAACTTGATGATGAAGTCAAAAGCTGGTTTGCTTTTGCGGTTCAGAAATGTGAAGAAGTGGCTTTGTTGACTAAGGCACTAAATGCATCCGAAGGCGAGTATGATGATCAATTAGCACAATACAGTGCTCCAATTCGCCAACGTCAGCATTCTACACGCGTGCATAATGCCAAAGTGGCGGCTCGTTTAGAGGCGATTAAAGCGCAAGACAGTGAAAGAAATTCACCTTATACCCAACGCGCAAAAGTACAACGAGCTCGATTTAATCTGCCATTATGGCCAACTACCACGATTGGCTCATTCCCACAAACAACAGAAATTCGTACTGTTCGTTTAGATTTTAAGAAAGGGCGTATCGATACGGTAGCTTATCGCACAAATATCAGTGAACATATTAAGCAAGCTATCTCAGAACAAGAAAAACTTGGTCTTGATGTATTGGTTCATGGTGAAGCTGAACGTAATGACATGGTGGAATATTTTGGTGAGCATTTTGATGGTTATGTCTTTACACAAAATGGTTGGGTACAAAGTTATGGTTCACGTTGTGTAAAACCGCCCGTGATTATTGGTGATATTAGTCGCCCTGAAGCCATTACCGTGGATTGGGCAACTTACGCACAATCATTAACTGAAAAGCCAGTCAAAGGCATGTTAACAGGGCCAGTGACAATATTATGTTGGTCGTTCCCTCGAGAAGATGTTACTCGTGAAACCATCGCAAAACAAATCGCGTTAGCACTGCGTGATGAAGTAGATGATTTACAAAAAGCGGGTATTGGTATTATTCAAATTGATGAGCCAGCCTTACGTGAAGGATTACCACTGCGTCGTAATGAGTGGCAAACTTATCTTGATTGGGCAGTTGATGCCTTTAAATTAAGTGCTGCTGTTGCTGATGATGAAACACAAATTCACACGCATATGTGTTATTGCGAGTTTAACGACATCATGGATTCTATTGCTGCACTGGATGCGGATGTGATTACTATCGAAACATCACGTTCAGATATGGAGCTTTTAGAAGCCTTTGAACACTTTGATTACCCAAATGAAATTGGACCAGGTGTTTATGATATTCACTCACCTAACGTGCCAAATGTGGAATGGATTGTGGGATTATTAAGAAAAGCACAATCGCGTATTCCAGCAGAGCGTTTATGGGTGAACCCAGATTGTGGATTAAAAACACGAGGCTGGGCCGAAACACGAGCAGCATTAGCGAACATGGTTGAAGCGGCTAAATATTTACGTCAGAACGTATAA
- the udp gene encoding uridine phosphorylase, giving the protein MSDVFHLGLTKNDLQGATLAIVPGDPKRVEKIAKLMDNPVHLASLREYTSWRGEIDGKAVIVCSTGIGGPSTSIAVEELAQLGIRTFLRIGTTGAIQEHINVGDILVTTAAVRLDGASLHFAPMEFPAVSDFECMNALYKAAKDNGSTVHVGVTASSDTFYPGQERYDTYTGRVVRRFKGSMKEWQEMGVMNYEMESATLLTMCASQGLRAGMVAGVIVNRTQQEIPDAELLKKTENNALGIVIEAARILMK; this is encoded by the coding sequence ATGTCTGATGTATTTCACTTAGGTTTAACCAAAAATGACCTACAGGGTGCCACTTTAGCAATTGTTCCAGGTGATCCTAAGCGTGTTGAAAAAATTGCAAAATTAATGGATAACCCAGTTCATCTGGCTTCTTTACGTGAATACACGTCATGGCGTGGTGAAATTGATGGCAAAGCGGTTATTGTTTGCTCAACAGGTATTGGTGGCCCATCGACTTCTATTGCAGTTGAAGAATTAGCGCAATTAGGTATTCGTACTTTTTTACGTATCGGTACAACAGGCGCAATTCAAGAACATATCAATGTAGGTGATATCCTTGTGACTACGGCAGCAGTTCGTTTAGATGGGGCAAGTTTACACTTTGCACCAATGGAATTCCCTGCTGTTTCTGACTTTGAATGTATGAATGCACTGTACAAAGCTGCTAAAGACAATGGCTCAACTGTACACGTAGGTGTAACAGCGTCTTCTGATACCTTCTATCCAGGACAAGAACGTTACGATACATATACTGGTCGTGTTGTTCGCCGTTTCAAAGGCTCGATGAAAGAGTGGCAAGAAATGGGCGTAATGAACTATGAAATGGAATCTGCAACATTACTAACAATGTGTGCAAGCCAAGGTTTACGTGCAGGTATGGTTGCGGGTGTTATCGTAAATCGTACTCAGCAAGAAATTCCAGATGCAGAATTACTGAAGAAAACAGAAAACAATGCACTTGGTATCGTTATTGAAGCTGCTCGAATTTTAATGAAATAA